The region GGAGCAAGCCCCTAGAGCgtggaatctgaaaattgattcttttttcaagaagcagggatttcagaaatgtgagatggagtatgatgtctatgttcaacatacttctgaaggcaatatgattctggtgtgtctATATGTTGATGCCATATTACTAACAGGAAGTTGTGAACATGAATAACTAAGTTCAAGAAGGAGTcgatgaatgagtttgagatgatTGTTCTAGGAAATATGGTTTATTTTCTAGGGATGAAGATTTTGTACTCTGAGAAAGGAATAATTGTACATCAGCTGAAATATGAACTTaagcttctgaagagatttgCGCTGCTGAATTATAAAGTTGGTGTTACAACtgctgatacaaatcagaaattGGATTATGATTCTGATGGTGATGATGCAGATGCGACAAAGTTCAAACAGTTGGTaggttctctgaggtatttgttTAATATCAGACCTGATATTTGTTATGCATTTGAAATGGTGAGTAGGTTTATGATTAAACCAAAGTGGTATCATTACCAAGTTGTTTTCAGAATTTTGAGGTATATAAAGAGAACTCTGAAGTGTGGAGTTTTTTCCCTTCTGGTACTGAAACTGACTCAGAACTTTTGACTTACTCAGATTCTGATTAGTATGGAGACAGGGTTGACAGAAGAATAATTTATGGGTACTTGTTTAAGTTTCTAGGAAgtcctatttcttggtgttctaagaagcaaccagttgttgctttgtcaacctgtgaagcAGAATATATTGCAAGTGTTGTGACTACATATCAAGTTGTGTGGCTTCTGAATTTACTACAGGATCTGAAAATCAAAGTGAATAAGCCTTTGAAgctgatgattgataacaagtc is a window of Lathyrus oleraceus cultivar Zhongwan6 chromosome 6, CAAS_Psat_ZW6_1.0, whole genome shotgun sequence DNA encoding:
- the LOC127094924 gene encoding uncharacterized mitochondrial protein AtMg00810-like codes for the protein MNEFEMIVLGNMVYFLGMKILYSEKGIIVHQLKYELKLLKRFALLNYKVGVTTADTNQKLDYDSDGDDADATKFKQLVGSLRYLFNIRPDICYAFEMDLKIKVNKPLKLMIDNKSAINLAKNLVLPARSKHIGTKYNFLRNKIHNGVLEVVCYSTQKQILAMCFPNPQGKILLS